From Campylobacter upsaliensis, the proteins below share one genomic window:
- the gatC gene encoding Asp-tRNA(Asn)/Glu-tRNA(Gln) amidotransferase subunit GatC has product MQIDEKLLNKLEKLSALKINEEKRQSVINELSEIVNFVDKLNTLDLSQNKVTISTLKGGTPLRADDEKTSEVIENVLKNSPSHEERFFSVPKIIE; this is encoded by the coding sequence ATGCAAATTGATGAAAAACTTTTAAATAAGCTTGAGAAACTTAGTGCTCTAAAGATTAATGAAGAAAAAAGACAAAGTGTAATTAACGAATTGAGTGAAATTGTCAATTTTGTCGATAAGCTTAACACGCTAGATTTAAGTCAAAACAAAGTTACCATTAGCACACTAAAAGGTGGCACACCTTTAAGAGCCGATGATGAAAAAACATCTGAAGTGATAGAAAATGTATTAAAAAATTCACCTAGCCACGAGGAAAGATTTTTCTCTGTGCCAAAAATCATAGAGTGA
- a CDS encoding CvpA family protein, with amino-acid sequence MNFYWFDAFIIGFTLLLGLKGILNGLFREIFGLLGIVGGVFVASKYANDGASFIQNTFYRIENESLASFAGFLAILIVFWIACLLLGNFLAKLVKLSGLGFLDKIGGFLFGGAKVFLIFAILIFCVARIDFLNDKLENFAKDSYTLNLLKNTGAFIMNQPLAKQNLEEAQQNLKESVENISNEAQGQ; translated from the coding sequence ATGAATTTTTATTGGTTTGATGCTTTTATTATTGGCTTCACTTTATTACTAGGACTTAAAGGAATTTTAAATGGACTATTTAGGGAAATTTTTGGACTTTTAGGTATAGTGGGTGGAGTTTTTGTTGCTTCAAAATATGCCAATGATGGTGCTTCCTTCATACAAAATACTTTCTATAGGATAGAAAATGAATCTTTAGCTTCTTTTGCGGGCTTTTTGGCGATCTTAATTGTTTTTTGGATTGCTTGTTTATTACTTGGAAATTTTTTAGCAAAACTTGTTAAACTTAGTGGCTTAGGCTTTCTAGATAAAATTGGTGGCTTTTTGTTTGGCGGAGCTAAGGTTTTTTTAATTTTTGCAATTTTAATCTTTTGTGTCGCTAGAATAGACTTTTTAAACGATAAATTAGAAAATTTCGCCAAAGATAGCTACACCTTAAATTTACTTAAAAACACCGGTGCATTTATAATGAATCAGCCTTTAGCGAAACAAAACCTAGAAGAGGCGCAACAAAATTTAAAAGAAAGTGTAGAAAATATATCCAATGAAGCTCAAGGACAATAA
- a CDS encoding Fur family transcriptional regulator, with translation MLMENLEYDVLLEKFKKILREGGLKYTKQREVLLKTLYHSDTHYTPESLYMEIKQAEPDSNVGIATVYRTLNLLEEAEMVTSLSFGSAGKKYELANKPHHDHMICKVCGKIIEFENPIIERQQSLIANEHHFKLTGHLMQLYGICSDCNHKTKVKI, from the coding sequence ATGCTAATGGAAAATTTAGAATATGATGTTTTACTTGAAAAATTTAAAAAAATTTTGCGTGAGGGTGGGCTCAAATACACAAAACAAAGAGAAGTTTTACTTAAAACGCTTTACCATAGCGACACACACTACACTCCAGAAAGCTTATATATGGAAATCAAACAAGCCGAACCAGACTCTAACGTCGGCATAGCCACAGTGTATAGAACGCTTAATTTACTTGAAGAAGCTGAAATGGTAACCTCCTTATCCTTTGGCTCTGCGGGCAAAAAATACGAACTTGCAAACAAGCCTCACCACGACCATATGATTTGCAAAGTCTGTGGAAAAATTATAGAATTTGAAAACCCTATCATCGAAAGACAGCAATCTTTAATCGCCAATGAGCATCATTTTAAACTCACGGGACATTTAATGCAACTTTATGGAATTTGTAGCGATTGCAATCATAAAACAAAGGTAAAAATATAA
- the lysS gene encoding lysine--tRNA ligase, whose translation MFDNILEQQRIAKIAELKTAGINPYPHFLQKELSIKEFKNKFAYITQKDEKRDEKVLVSIAGRVKLLRIAGKSIFANIEDESENVQIYFSKDSIGEEQFNLFKKNLEVGDIILAKGYPFLTKMGEFSLHISELILATKSIVPLPEKFHGLTDIEQRYRKRYVDMIMNADVRKDFFTRSKIVSLIRHFFENKGFLEVETPMMHPIAGGANAKPFVTFHNALGVERFLRIAPELHLKRLIVGGFEAVFEINRCFRNEGMDLTHNPEFTTIEFYWAYHNYRDLMDLTEKLFALLLKELNLETKITFDDKIIDFSKPFERISYKEALKKYGNLDKELIENKEQILNKLKNDGFEANEKLDLGHLQAELFDHYVEDKLINPTFIIDFPISISPLSRRSEKDENIAERFELFIAGKEIANGFNELNDPLDQYERFLKQIEAKNAGDEEACEMDEDFVNALGYGMPPTAGEGIGIDRLVMLLTGKKSIRDVILFPAMRPLKSELKEDKE comes from the coding sequence ATGTTTGATAATATTTTAGAACAGCAAAGAATCGCCAAAATAGCAGAACTTAAAACAGCAGGGATCAATCCTTACCCACATTTTTTACAAAAAGAATTAAGCATTAAGGAATTTAAAAATAAATTTGCTTACATTACACAAAAAGATGAAAAAAGAGATGAAAAAGTCTTAGTAAGCATAGCAGGACGCGTTAAGCTTTTAAGAATAGCCGGAAAATCTATCTTTGCAAATATAGAAGATGAAAGTGAAAATGTCCAAATTTATTTTTCTAAAGACAGCATAGGGGAAGAACAATTTAATCTCTTTAAGAAAAATTTAGAAGTGGGCGACATTATTCTAGCTAAAGGCTATCCTTTTTTAACGAAAATGGGAGAATTTAGTCTGCACATTAGCGAATTAATTCTTGCGACAAAAAGTATAGTGCCTTTACCTGAAAAATTTCACGGACTCACAGATATAGAGCAAAGATATCGCAAACGCTATGTGGATATGATTATGAACGCAGATGTTAGAAAAGATTTTTTCACGCGCTCTAAAATTGTGAGTTTGATTAGACATTTTTTTGAAAATAAAGGCTTTTTAGAAGTAGAAACCCCTATGATGCACCCCATTGCAGGTGGAGCAAATGCCAAGCCTTTTGTAACCTTCCATAATGCACTAGGCGTAGAAAGATTTTTAAGAATTGCTCCAGAACTTCATTTAAAAAGGTTAATTGTAGGGGGATTTGAAGCTGTTTTTGAGATTAATCGCTGTTTTAGAAATGAAGGTATGGATCTAACGCATAATCCAGAATTTACAACCATTGAATTCTATTGGGCTTATCACAATTATAGGGATTTGATGGATTTAACAGAGAAACTTTTCGCCCTACTTTTGAAAGAATTAAATTTAGAAACGAAAATCACATTTGACGATAAAATCATCGACTTTTCTAAACCTTTTGAAAGGATTAGCTATAAAGAAGCCTTAAAAAAATATGGAAATTTAGACAAAGAACTAATTGAAAACAAAGAACAAATTCTAAATAAACTCAAAAATGACGGTTTTGAAGCAAATGAAAAATTAGATTTAGGACATTTACAAGCAGAACTTTTTGATCATTATGTCGAAGATAAGCTTATTAATCCCACTTTCATTATAGACTTTCCTATATCTATAAGCCCTCTTTCAAGGCGTAGTGAAAAAGATGAAAATATAGCCGAGCGTTTTGAGCTTTTTATCGCAGGTAAAGAGATAGCTAATGGTTTTAATGAATTAAACGATCCGCTTGATCAATATGAAAGATTTTTAAAGCAAATCGAAGCCAAAAATGCTGGAGATGAAGAAGCGTGTGAAATGGACGAAGACTTTGTTAATGCTCTAGGCTATGGTATGCCACCAACTGCTGGTGAGGGTATAGGCATTGATAGGCTTGTAATGCTTTTAACCGGAAAAAAATCTATCCGCGATGTGATTTTATTTCCAGCGATGCGTCCGTTAAAATCAGAACTTAAGGAGGATAAAGAATGA
- a CDS encoding serine hydroxymethyltransferase: MSLEQFDKEIYDLTTAELKRQCDGLEMIASENFTLPEVMEVMGSVLTNKYAEGYPGKRYYGGCEIVDEIETLAIQRCKKLFNCAFANVQPNSGSQANQGVYAALLNAGDRILGMDLSHGGHLTHGAKVSSSGKMYESFFYGVELDGRINYEKVREIAHIVKPKLIVCGASAYARIIDFAKFREIADEVGAYLFADIAHIAGLVVAGEHPSPFPHAHIVSSTTHKTLRGPRGGIIMCNDEEIAKKINSAIFPGIQGGPLMHIIAAKAVGFKFNLSPEWKNYAKQVVQNAKVLATILMERKFKLVSDGTDNHLVLMSFLDKEFSGKDADLALGNAGITANKNTVPGETRSPFITSGLRLGTPALTARGFKEKEIEIVAHSIADILDDINNTNLQINTKEKLKKLASNFIIYPKAMF; this comes from the coding sequence ATGAGTTTAGAGCAATTTGATAAAGAAATTTACGATCTTACCACTGCAGAATTAAAGCGTCAATGCGATGGACTTGAAATGATAGCAAGTGAAAATTTTACTCTGCCTGAAGTGATGGAGGTAATGGGTAGTGTTTTGACAAATAAATATGCCGAAGGTTATCCGGGGAAAAGATATTATGGTGGCTGTGAGATTGTTGATGAAATTGAAACTCTTGCTATCCAAAGATGCAAAAAACTCTTTAATTGTGCCTTTGCTAATGTCCAGCCAAATTCAGGCTCACAAGCAAATCAAGGCGTTTATGCTGCCTTGCTTAATGCAGGAGATAGAATTTTAGGTATGGATTTAAGCCACGGAGGACATCTTACACACGGAGCTAAGGTTAGTAGCTCGGGTAAAATGTATGAAAGCTTTTTTTATGGAGTTGAGCTTGATGGGCGTATTAATTATGAAAAAGTAAGAGAAATAGCACACATCGTTAAGCCAAAACTCATTGTATGCGGGGCAAGTGCTTATGCTAGGATTATTGATTTTGCTAAATTTAGAGAGATAGCCGATGAAGTGGGGGCTTATCTTTTTGCAGATATTGCTCACATTGCTGGACTTGTCGTAGCTGGTGAGCATCCTAGTCCTTTCCCTCACGCACACATCGTAAGCTCAACCACACACAAAACCCTAAGAGGTCCTAGAGGTGGAATTATTATGTGTAATGATGAAGAAATTGCTAAAAAAATTAATTCTGCGATTTTTCCTGGAATTCAAGGCGGTCCTTTAATGCATATCATTGCCGCTAAGGCTGTGGGCTTTAAATTTAATTTAAGTCCAGAGTGGAAAAACTATGCCAAGCAAGTTGTACAAAATGCTAAAGTTTTAGCAACAATTTTAATGGAAAGAAAATTCAAACTTGTAAGTGATGGCACAGACAATCATCTTGTTTTAATGAGTTTTTTAGATAAAGAATTTAGCGGTAAAGATGCGGATTTAGCTTTAGGAAATGCAGGCATTACTGCCAATAAAAACACGGTCCCTGGTGAAACGCGTAGCCCTTTTATAACAAGTGGCTTAAGACTTGGCACACCAGCACTTACTGCAAGAGGCTTTAAGGAAAAAGAGATTGAAATAGTAGCACACTCCATTGCGGATATTTTAGATGATATCAACAATACAAATTTACAAATCAACACAAAAGAAAAGCTTAAAAAACTTGCGAGCAATTTTATCATTTATCCAAAGGCTATGTTTTGA
- a CDS encoding DUF1882 domain-containing protein: MISAMDMSLIKMISDHYYIKRDKIVSKCEHRGRYFFNKFERIDAPLNANILREHANKKIIVAHDLITKDNKVENIVFDYNGFNAERFWHRAQLILREEGFINFTAYKTKTPGHLHLYIHKGHTALNEGYSLASKLSMMFASKMPIEWKVFPSMDMPRDFNILVVPYEVYQKERGSSWSKHM; this comes from the coding sequence TTGATTTCCGCTATGGATATGTCGCTTATAAAAATGATAAGCGATCATTATTATATTAAACGAGATAAGATTGTCAGCAAATGCGAACATAGAGGTAGATATTTTTTTAATAAATTTGAAAGGATTGATGCTCCTCTTAACGCAAATATTTTAAGAGAACACGCTAATAAAAAAATCATTGTTGCTCACGACCTTATCACAAAAGATAATAAGGTCGAAAATATCGTTTTTGACTATAATGGCTTTAACGCTGAGAGGTTTTGGCATAGAGCACAGCTTATCCTACGCGAAGAGGGTTTTATTAATTTTACAGCCTACAAAACTAAAACGCCAGGACATTTGCATCTTTATATCCATAAAGGACACACGGCTTTAAATGAGGGCTATTCTCTAGCCTCTAAACTTTCTATGATGTTTGCTAGTAAAATGCCTATTGAATGGAAGGTTTTTCCTAGTATGGATATGCCAAGGGATTTTAATATTTTAGTGGTGCCTTATGAGGTTTATCAAAAAGAACGCGGTAGTTCGTGGTCTAAACATATGTAA
- a CDS encoding SPOR domain-containing protein — MENNKKNEFDDIILEKSNKNEKIKKILLRAIALIILFLVVMIVMKLINSDESTEQLTPPSEPITQTPTESNNGFENMPITENSPEDQFDLLRKQLQSEESNESSQAQIEPSVNNETQTPPPAIQEPTEIEEQTPPPVAKQESNPVKQNIAKPKQEAPVKENSKKETPKKEANPKDLFKNVEAVPTHSSGLAMGMYVQIFSVSNLDQKSKELANVKAKGYDYKLFKTTVNGKEITKVLIGPFEKDKIANELAKIRQEIAKDAFSFTLK, encoded by the coding sequence ATGGAAAACAATAAAAAAAATGAATTTGATGACATCATCTTAGAAAAAAGTAATAAAAATGAGAAAATTAAGAAAATTCTCCTTAGAGCTATCGCTCTTATCATACTTTTTTTAGTCGTTATGATAGTTATGAAGCTTATCAATAGCGATGAAAGCACGGAGCAATTAACCCCACCAAGCGAACCAATCACTCAAACCCCAACAGAATCCAACAATGGTTTTGAAAATATGCCAATCACAGAAAATAGCCCTGAAGATCAATTTGATCTTTTAAGAAAACAACTTCAAAGCGAAGAGAGTAACGAAAGCTCTCAAGCTCAAATAGAGCCTAGCGTCAATAACGAAACACAAACGCCTCCACCTGCCATCCAAGAGCCAACAGAGATAGAAGAGCAAACGCCTCCACCTGTCGCTAAACAAGAATCAAACCCGGTAAAGCAAAACATAGCTAAACCAAAACAAGAAGCTCCAGTCAAAGAAAACTCTAAGAAAGAAACTCCTAAAAAAGAAGCTAACCCTAAGGACTTATTTAAAAATGTCGAAGCTGTCCCAACACACTCAAGCGGTCTTGCTATGGGTATGTATGTGCAAATTTTTTCGGTTAGTAATTTAGACCAAAAATCTAAAGAACTTGCCAATGTCAAAGCTAAAGGTTATGATTATAAACTCTTTAAAACGACGGTTAATGGCAAGGAAATTACTAAGGTTTTAATCGGTCCTTTTGAAAAAGATAAAATTGCAAATGAACTTGCAAAAATTCGCCAAGAAATAGCAAAAGACGCCTTTTCTTTCACGCTAAAATGA
- a CDS encoding shikimate dehydrogenase — MKFFCVIGDPISHSKSPRIHNNAIKLLGLNGIYTRFHLKDKEKLKESLFKLELNGANITLPFKEEALKIADFKDYLAEQIGSANTLILKENQIYAYNTDAPGFLKAIEEFKDVKKALILGAGGTARAIAYALKQKNITSLIANRSEKNFAHFKDFNCVLYEDLKDFNFDLIINSTSAGLSDDYLPCDVNLLKKIQTKYAFEVIYGKKTPFIKFYEEKHIKHKDGLDMLLWQGVFAFELFFDLKNQQKQIQKAMLEALNLS, encoded by the coding sequence ATGAAATTTTTTTGTGTCATAGGCGATCCTATTTCGCATTCTAAATCGCCTAGAATTCACAATAATGCCATTAAACTCTTAGGGCTTAATGGCATCTATACTCGCTTCCACCTTAAAGATAAAGAAAAGCTTAAAGAAAGCCTTTTTAAGCTTGAATTAAATGGTGCAAACATTACCCTACCCTTTAAAGAAGAAGCCCTTAAAATAGCCGATTTTAAAGATTATTTAGCCGAGCAAATAGGCTCTGCCAATACTCTTATTTTAAAAGAAAATCAAATTTATGCTTACAATACAGACGCACCGGGCTTTTTAAAGGCTATTGAGGAATTTAAAGATGTAAAAAAAGCCTTAATTTTAGGTGCGGGAGGCACGGCTAGAGCTATCGCTTATGCCTTAAAACAAAAAAATATTACAAGCCTTATAGCAAATAGAAGTGAGAAAAATTTCGCCCATTTTAAGGATTTTAATTGTGTGCTTTATGAGGATTTAAAGGACTTTAATTTCGATCTTATCATTAATAGCACTTCAGCAGGTTTAAGCGATGATTACTTGCCTTGCGATGTCAATTTATTGAAAAAAATACAAACAAAATACGCTTTTGAAGTGATTTATGGTAAAAAAACGCCTTTTATAAAATTTTATGAAGAAAAACATATCAAACATAAAGATGGGCTTGATATGCTTTTATGGCAGGGCGTTTTTGCTTTTGAGCTTTTTTTTGACTTAAAAAATCAGCAAAAACAAATTCAAAAAGCTATGTTAGAGGCTCTAAATTTAAGCTAA
- the murC gene encoding UDP-N-acetylmuramate--L-alanine ligase — translation MMRKIHFIGIGGIGISALARFLKEKGYEISGSDLKPSKITKELESEGVRVFIPHSEENVCGKDLVIYSAAIKEENKEFKHAKALGIKCLSRKEALPLILKDKKVFAVAGAHGKSTTSSILASLFDDASVIIGAVLKEFGSNMIYKESERLVFEADESDSSFLNSNPYLAIVTNVEAEHLEHYNNDLSKLHNAYADFLNAAKIRVINAEDHFLRNYKGEALRLYPSLDIKNVSMQIEDYKPLTRFEFKDLGQFSVFGMGYHLALDAALAVMAALEFEDVEQVRLKLKNYQGIKKRFDILYADEDLAIIDDYGHHPTEIKATLSAAKEYAKLANYSKITAIFEPHRYTRLVANLEHFKEAFSEVDALVILPVYAAGEDEIEIDLRTHFPKALFIDDIKREGKFLVANKGELFDEGLIIGFGAGDISVKLRAN, via the coding sequence ATGATGCGTAAAATTCATTTTATAGGTATAGGCGGCATAGGAATTTCTGCTTTGGCTAGATTTTTAAAAGAAAAGGGCTATGAGATTAGCGGGAGTGATTTAAAGCCTAGTAAAATTACAAAAGAGCTTGAAAGCGAGGGTGTGAGAGTATTTATCCCGCATAGTGAAGAAAATGTGTGTGGTAAGGATTTAGTCATTTACTCTGCGGCGATTAAGGAGGAAAATAAAGAATTTAAACACGCTAAAGCCCTTGGCATTAAATGTCTTTCAAGAAAAGAAGCTTTACCCTTAATTTTAAAAGATAAAAAGGTCTTTGCAGTGGCTGGAGCACACGGCAAAAGCACGACTTCTAGCATTTTGGCTTCTTTGTTTGATGATGCGAGCGTGATTATCGGGGCGGTGCTTAAGGAATTTGGTTCAAATATGATTTATAAAGAGAGCGAAAGGCTTGTTTTTGAGGCAGATGAGAGTGATAGCTCTTTTTTAAATTCAAATCCTTATTTGGCGATTGTTACAAATGTAGAAGCTGAACATTTGGAGCATTATAATAACGACCTTTCTAAGCTCCATAATGCTTATGCGGATTTTTTAAATGCAGCTAAAATACGAGTGATTAATGCTGAAGATCATTTTTTAAGAAACTATAAAGGCGAAGCTTTAAGGCTTTATCCAAGTTTGGATATTAAAAATGTTTCTATGCAAATTGAAGATTATAAGCCACTTACGCGTTTTGAATTTAAAGATTTGGGGCAATTTAGTGTTTTTGGTATGGGTTATCATTTAGCTCTTGATGCGGCTTTAGCGGTAATGGCAGCTTTGGAATTTGAAGATGTGGAGCAGGTGCGTTTAAAGCTTAAAAATTACCAAGGCATTAAAAAGCGTTTTGATATTTTATATGCAGATGAAGATTTGGCTATTATTGATGATTATGGACATCATCCAACGGAGATTAAGGCAACTTTAAGTGCCGCAAAAGAGTATGCAAAACTTGCAAATTATTCTAAAATCACAGCCATTTTTGAGCCACATCGTTATACGCGTTTGGTGGCAAATTTGGAGCATTTTAAGGAGGCTTTTAGTGAGGTGGATGCTCTTGTTATTTTGCCTGTTTATGCGGCTGGAGAAGATGAAATTGAGATTGATTTAAGGACACATTTTCCTAAGGCTTTGTTTATAGATGATATTAAAAGAGAGGGTAAATTTTTAGTGGCAAATAAAGGAGAACTTTTTGACGAGGGGCTTATTATAGGCTTTGGTGCGGGAGATATTAGCGTAAAATTGAGAGCTAATTAG
- a CDS encoding type I restriction endonuclease subunit R: MRNYTEKDLESLIESSLLENGYIKRVSKDYDKNLCVDKELFLHFLESSQKDSLEKLEQKNIGEQELLKEVSSQIRRRGILKALQSHIEIMGVKLSLAYSKPISSDNPQALENYEKNIFSITRQLYFSEKNNKSLDMVIFLNGLPLITMELKNPFTGQNVYNAIEQYKKDRDPRESIFKQSVVHFALDSDLIYMSTKLEGVGTRFLPFNRGLNNGSGAIGCECGGGNPAVKDKMKTSYFWEELLQKDTLANLLFNFAQIVKKDKAEFVIFPRFHQFDVVSKLLKDVKEKGVGQRYLIQHSAGSGKSNSIAWLAHNLVSLHRVENHKEKEVFDSILVVTDRRVLDRQIRENVKSFTENRSLVEAITEGSKQLKAAIEGSKKIIVTTIQKFPYIADEITHLQDKSFAIIIDEAHSSQSGKNAEEMGKAIGNKDDKETGEMDLEEELIKIIKNKKFQKNASYFAFTATPKPKTLEMFGSACEINGEKKFIPFHLYSMKQAIEEGFILDVLKGYITYASYYKIVSKNDNREYDKKKANAKLRAYVTNHIATIEKKATIMIEHFFQNIYKKIGEKAKAMVVTSSRENAVKYYLFFKKYLQENYPEYQALVAFSGDKEINGESYSEAELNGFSEAMLKDEFKKDNYRFLIVAEKYQTGFDEPLLHTMYVDKRLEGISAVQTLSRLNRICKNKEDTCVLDFANTHEEIGKSFSAFYGQTYLKEPTNIDNIYTLKSELFDYGIYTQYELDDFAKAILDEQSEDKIHSKLDNMIKEYNAKNDDKKTEFYTKARVYLREYSFLAQILPFNDIELEKLSILLKMLITKIAPPRTEDLAKGILNNVDLNSIRIILESKKDIELEEDKGGVKPSSADGSSKKKVELERLLNIVREFNTKFGSVDFGTNEKIAKELMDLKDDIAKEQTFRDSLGDEQNARRLFADIFKIQYLQFFKRNKDFFTQLDNKEEFKERVSNVIYEMIDEGYQYNAFKSF; encoded by the coding sequence ATGAGAAATTACACAGAAAAAGACTTAGAAAGCTTGATAGAATCTTCTTTATTAGAAAATGGCTATATCAAAAGAGTAAGTAAAGACTATGATAAAAATTTATGTGTAGATAAAGAATTGTTTTTACACTTTTTAGAATCTAGTCAAAAAGATAGCCTAGAAAAGCTAGAGCAAAAAAACATAGGAGAGCAAGAACTCCTAAAAGAAGTGTCTTCACAAATAAGGCGGAGAGGAATTCTAAAAGCCCTGCAATCGCATATAGAAATAATGGGCGTTAAACTCTCTCTAGCATACTCTAAGCCAATTTCAAGCGACAATCCACAAGCCCTAGAAAATTATGAGAAAAATATCTTTTCTATCACTAGACAGCTTTATTTTAGTGAAAAAAATAATAAGTCTTTAGATATGGTGATTTTCTTAAATGGACTGCCACTTATCACTATGGAGCTTAAGAACCCTTTCACAGGTCAAAATGTCTATAATGCCATAGAACAATACAAAAAAGATAGAGACCCTAGAGAGAGTATATTTAAGCAAAGTGTGGTGCATTTTGCCCTAGATAGTGATTTAATTTATATGAGCACAAAGCTAGAGGGAGTGGGGACGAGATTCTTACCCTTTAACCGTGGGCTAAATAATGGAAGTGGGGCGATAGGGTGTGAATGTGGTGGAGGCAATCCTGCGGTAAAAGATAAGATGAAAACGAGCTATTTTTGGGAAGAGCTTTTGCAAAAGGATACTTTAGCAAATCTGCTTTTTAACTTCGCACAAATTGTGAAAAAAGATAAGGCGGAATTTGTGATATTTCCTAGATTTCATCAATTTGATGTCGTAAGTAAGCTTTTAAAAGATGTAAAAGAAAAAGGCGTGGGACAAAGGTATCTTATCCAGCATAGTGCAGGAAGTGGGAAAAGCAACTCCATAGCGTGGTTAGCGCATAATTTAGTAAGTTTGCATAGAGTGGAAAATCATAAAGAAAAAGAGGTTTTTGATAGCATTTTAGTCGTAACGGATAGAAGGGTGCTTGATAGACAGATACGAGAAAATGTCAAGTCTTTCACGGAAAATAGAAGTCTTGTAGAAGCTATCACAGAGGGAAGCAAACAGCTAAAAGCCGCCATAGAAGGGAGTAAAAAAATCATCGTTACAACCATACAAAAATTCCCCTATATCGCCGATGAAATCACGCATTTACAAGATAAAAGCTTTGCTATTATCATCGATGAAGCACATTCAAGCCAAAGTGGTAAAAACGCAGAAGAAATGGGAAAAGCCATAGGCAATAAAGATGATAAAGAAACGGGCGAAATGGACTTAGAAGAAGAGCTGATAAAAATCATCAAAAATAAGAAATTTCAAAAAAATGCAAGTTATTTTGCCTTCACTGCTACGCCTAAGCCAAAAACGCTAGAAATGTTTGGAAGTGCTTGTGAGATAAATGGGGAGAAAAAATTTATCCCCTTTCATCTTTACTCTATGAAACAAGCCATAGAAGAGGGCTTTATCCTTGATGTGTTAAAGGGCTATATCACTTATGCAAGTTATTATAAAATCGTATCTAAAAATGATAATAGGGAATACGATAAGAAAAAGGCAAATGCAAAATTAAGAGCTTATGTAACAAATCATATCGCAACGATTGAAAAGAAAGCAACAATAATGATAGAGCATTTTTTTCAAAATATTTATAAAAAAATCGGCGAAAAGGCAAAGGCAATGGTCGTTACAAGCTCTAGGGAAAATGCGGTTAAATATTATCTTTTCTTTAAAAAGTATTTACAAGAGAATTACCCAGAGTATCAAGCTTTAGTGGCATTTTCAGGGGATAAGGAAATAAATGGGGAAAGTTATAGCGAAGCAGAGCTAAATGGCTTTAGTGAAGCTATGCTAAAAGATGAATTTAAAAAGGATAATTATCGCTTTTTAATTGTCGCAGAGAAGTATCAAACAGGCTTTGATGAGCCGCTTTTACATACAATGTATGTGGATAAACGCTTGGAGGGCATAAGTGCGGTGCAAACACTCTCACGCCTGAATAGAATCTGTAAAAATAAAGAGGATACTTGTGTGCTAGACTTTGCAAACACACACGAGGAGATTGGCAAATCTTTTAGCGCTTTTTATGGGCAAACTTATCTTAAAGAGCCGACAAATATCGATAATATTTACACGCTTAAAAGCGAGTTATTTGACTATGGAATTTATACGCAATATGAGTTAGATGACTTTGCAAAAGCTATTTTAGATGAGCAAAGCGAGGATAAAATCCACTCTAAACTTGATAATATGATAAAAGAATATAACGCAAAAAATGATGATAAAAAGACAGAATTTTACACAAAGGCAAGGGTGTATTTAAGGGAATATTCTTTTCTAGCACAAATTTTACCCTTTAATGATATAGAACTTGAAAAATTATCTATTTTGCTAAAAATGCTTATCACAAAGATTGCCCCACCACGCACGGAGGATTTAGCAAAGGGGATATTAAATAATGTAGATTTAAATAGCATACGCATAATACTTGAGAGCAAAAAGGATATAGAGCTAGAGGAGGATAAAGGCGGGGTTAAACCATCAAGTGCCGATGGCTCTAGCAAGAAGAAAGTAGAGCTTGAACGCTTATTAAACATCGTTAGGGAATTTAACACTAAATTTGGTAGCGTGGATTTTGGGACAAATGAAAAGATAGCAAAAGAACTTATGGATTTAAAAGATGATATTGCAAAGGAGCAGACTTTTAGAGATTCTCTAGGCGATGAGCAAAATGCACGCAGGTTATTTGCGGATATTTTTAAAATTCAATATTTACAATTTTTTAAGAGAAACAAGGATTTTTTTACACAGCTTGATAATAAAGAAGAATTTAAAGAAAGAGTTTCTAATGTGATATATGAGATGATTGATGAGGGTTATCAATATAATGCTTTTAAAAGCTTTTAA